A region of the Arenibacter antarcticus genome:
CTCAAAATCATATGGTCTATATTTCGTACTGCTTATTGCAGTATTGTTAGCCTGTTTTTTGGTGAATATTAGCTTGGGATCGGTTTCCATTCCCTTTAAGGAGGTAGTCAATGCTATTTTAGGAAATGCAACCGAAAGAGGTTCTTGGGCCTATATAATTTGGGACTATAGAATTCCAAAAGCTCTGACGGCTATTCTTGTAGGTAGCGGACTTGCATTGAGCGGCTTACTTATGCAAACCTTATTCCGGAACCCTTTAGCCGGACCTTTTGTCCTTGGGATAAGCTCTGGCGCTAGTTTGGGTGCTGCCATACTAATTATGGGAGCCTCGCTGTTCAATGGTGTAGTTGCCTTTGGTATGGTAAACGATATCTCTCTGGCCCTAGCGTCTAGTATAGGTAGTTTTGTAGTGCTCTTAGCCGTTATGGTAGTTGCTACTAGGGTAAAGGACACCATGGCGCTACTTATTATAGGTCTTATGTTCGGAAGTCTTACCGCGGCTCTGGTCAGTGTGCTCTCTTACTTTTCCACGGCCGAAAAATTACAACAATACATTTATTGGTCTTTTGGGAGTTTGGGCAATCTTTCTTGGCAGCAATTATTAATACTATTTTCGCTTACAGCTGTCGGACTGGCCATAAGCATTCTTTCCATAAAGCCCCTAAACTCCCTGCTATTGGGCGAGAACTATGCAAAAAGCATGGGGGTAAATATTAAACGATCCCGTTATTCCATTATTTTGGCTACCGGACTCCTAGCCGGTGGAGCAACCGCTTTTGCAGGTCCAATAGCATTTATTGGTTTGGCCGTACCCCATTTAACGCGACAAATTTTTAATACTACTGACCATAAGATCTTGCTCCCCGCCGTATTGGTCTATGGTGCCATATTAATGCTGATATGCGACACTATTGCTCAATGGCCCTCTTCGGAAAATGTACTGCCCATTAATGCCATTACCTCCATTATAGGTGCCCCAGTAGTGATTTGGTTATTAGTCAGGAAACGAAAAATGGTGTTTTAATAGGCAGTTGTAACCAATAGGTTGTATACGAACTGTAAGTCTAGTTTATTTAATAGTCCTGTAACCTTCCATCAGAACACAGGCACCTTTAAAATGATGTCAAGATAAACCATTACTGAGTTTTGGATATTATCTAGATGTTTAGGGGGTTGTCTAAAGCCAGCACCTTAGTTGTAGCAATACCACGGTTTATAAGCCGTGGCCATCAAAAGTTTTTACGCCAAGTGATTCAGGGAAGGCAAAATGCACTAAAATGCACAGTTTACAGTATTTTTGAAACCAATTAAATAACTTAGCCCCAAAATCAATAGTCATCAGCAGCACCCAGGAACATACCGCATTAACAATCAGAAATCTCAGTATCGGATATACCGCTAAAAAGCAGTACAATGTGGTGGCCGATAATATTAATTTTTCTGTAGAAAAAGGAGAATTGGTGGCAATCATAGGGGTGAATGGAATTGGGAAATCCACTTTATTAAGGACCCTGGGAAATGTCCAATCCAAAATTTCCGGTAGCATTCTATTAAACAACCACCCTTTGGAAAAGCTTTCCAACCTAGCTCTAGCCACCGAAATTAGCGTGGTATTGACTGAACCGATAGCCTCCAAAAACTTAACGGTCATAGAACTGGTTAGCCTCGGTAGACAACCTTATACCAATTGGATCGGTACACTAAGCGAAAAGGATAAACAGAAAATAAAATCTGCCATGGAGATGGTAGATCTCACCCAATTGCAACACAAAAAATGTTATGAGTTAAGCGACGGACAACTTCAAAAAGTAATGATCGCTAGGGCCTTATCACAGGACACATCTATAATTTTAATGGACGAGCCCACCTCTCATTTGGATCTATATCACAAAGTACAAATCCTGAAATTACTGCAAAACATTGCCCATAAGACCAAAAAGACCATACTATTTACTACTCATGAAATTGAAATCGCCATACAACTGTGTGATAAAATACTTATTTTAGAACACGGTAAGAGCAGTTTTGGGGAACCTTGCGAATTGATTATCAACAAAAATTTCGACAATCTCTTTCCTTCGGATACCATAACGTTCGATGGCTCTACAGGGGCTTTTAGAGTGAATAAATAAAATATAACTTTATATTTTTCCAGATCCCAAGGAGAGTTGAATTGAACAATCCCAAGTGTATCCGTAGGGGAATCTTTAAATTAAATCCATACCTAATCTAAACCTAATCTATTATCTTTACCTAAAGATCTATTATAAATGAGCGAACTTCTTGTAACTGTTGTCATTGCCCTTGTTTGTTTGGGAGTAGGCTACTTTTTAGGGAATTATATCCAAGGGTTAAAGACAAAATCCGAACAGAGTGCGCTGTTGGAACGCGAACAACAATTACGCTATAATATTGCTGCCTTGGAACAGCACTTGGAGAAGGCAGTAACCGATAAAAATGAGCTCCACATAGCTACAGAATCTGACAAGAGTCAACTGCGATTGGAAAAGGAAAATTTGGGAAACCAGATTACACGGTATCAGGCCGATATGGAAAATCTTCAAGCAAAAAACAGGGAACAGAAGGAAGAAGTAGAGAAACTACAGGAAAAGTTCACCAAAGAGTTCGAAAACCTAGCCAATAAGATTCTAGATGAAAAGAGCATTAAGTTTACCGAGCAGAACCGGGAAAATATCAAGCACATTCTAACCCCTTTACAGGAGAAAATAATACTGTTCGAGAAAAAGGTAGAAGACAGCCAAAAGGAAAGTGTGGGGATGCATTCTGCTCTTAAAGAGCAATTGGCCAACTTGCAGATCCAGAACCTAAAAATCACCCAAGAGGCAGAAAACCTGACAAAAGCCTTAAAAGGGGATAGCAAAATGCAAGGTAATTGGGGCGAATTGGTATTGGAACGTGTATTGGAAAAATCGGGGCTGGAAAAAGATCGGGAATATTCCGTACAACAAAGCTTTACCCGACAGGATGGCACTAGGGTATTACCAGATGTAATCATCAATTTGCCCGATGGAAAAAAAATGATCGTGGATTCCAAGGTGTCCCTCACCGATTACGAACGCTATGTAAATGCTGAAGACGAGTTAAAGGACAAATTCCTAAAAGACCATGTCAATTCGCTCCGTAGACATGTAGACCAGCTTTCCGCTAAAAAGTATGAGGACCTTTATGAAATGGAAAGTCCCGATTTTGTTTTGATGTTTGTCCCTATAGAGCCCGCTTTCGCCATCGCTATTAATCACGACAACGCCTTATACAACAAGGCATTTGAACAAAATATTATTATCGTAACCCCTTCTACCCTCTTGGCCACGCTGCGCACTATAGACAGCATGTGGAATAACGAAAAACAACAGCGTAACGCCATTGAAATCGCTAGACAAGCTGGAGCTTTGTACGATAAGTTTGAAGGCTTCGTTGGGGATTTAATGAAGGTTGGAAAAAAAATGGACGAGGCCAAGACCGAGTATAAAGGTGCCATGAATAAATTGACAGAGGGAAGGGGAAATATTGTCAGCAGTATAGAAAAGTTAAAAAAAATGGGGGCTAAAGCAAAAAAATCCATTCCCGAAACCATATTAAAAAGAGCCGTTGAGCATGACGAAGATGAAGATATTGACCATGATAGGGCCGGGGTATTACCCCTGCGTTAATTCAATTAAAATAATAGTATGAAATGAGCATGACCGTTAAAAACAATAAATATCTAAAGATGAAAAAAGCATTGGGCTTAATTGTATTGTCTCTTATTTTAATCATTACATCTTACTTTCTCTTTGTTTACTATGTACCATACAGCAAAGGGATTCGCACTGGCGAACTAATTAAAATAAGCAACAAGGGCGTTCTTGTTAAAACTTGGGAAGGAGAAATTAGTCAAGGGATGTCCGGGGCACAAATATTTTCATTTTCAGTTACCGACCGTGAGGCCATAGATAAACTAAAAAAATACCAGGGATCCTATGTAAGACTTACTTATATAGAGCGATATCGCACTTTTTTCTGGCTTGGAGACACTAAGTATTTTGTTACTGAAGTAGCAAAAGATAAGTCGCCACATTAAAATTATTTAGACCTTAAAAATTAGTCCTTTGTTGAATTTATAGATTAAAATTATAACCATGCAAAAATTTAAATCCGCCAAGGAATCCCAAGTTTCCATCACCCAATTAATGCTCCCTTCTCATTCCAATTTTGGAGGCAAGGTTCATGGGGGTCATATCCTAAATCTTATGGATCAAATTGCATTTGCCTGTGCCTCAAAACATTCCCGAACTTATTGTGTTACTGCTTCGGTTAACAAGGTGGACTTTTTAAATCCCATTGAGGTGGGCGAATTGGTTACCCTAAAGGCATCGGTAAATTATACGGGGCGTACCTCTATGGTGGTAGGTGTACGTGTAGAATCGGAAAATATTAGATCTGGGGAAAAGAAACACTGTAACTCTTCTTATTTCACCATGGTGGCAAAGGATTCAGAAGGCAAGAGCCTGGCCGTCCCAGGATTGGTCATAGAAGAAGAGCAAGGAGTTAGACGTTTTACCCGTAGTTTGGAAAGAAAAAACCAATCAATGTCCAGATCCACTAAATTTGATGAGACCCAGATCCTAATTGATGAGACCCAGTTTAAATTTCAGGACCATTTAGGGGAACTGGACAAAGAAAATGTTGAGATAATCCTTAAATGATTCCAGCAGCGGCATCGGCATCCAAAAACCAGATCAGGTTATCAGATGTAGGAGCTACCAAAGAAGCAGGATAAGCCTCATGCCCGGCTTCCTTTTCTATAATGGTCTTTACTTTTTCCGCTTTGCTTTCCCCAGTTACTAGGAAAGCTACAGTCTTGGCATTGTTTATTATTTTTCCGGTTACAGTAATCCTTCGTTGGCCTGAATCTGGATGAATGGCCACCTCGCAATTCGCTGTGGAATCCCAAAGTCCAATTTCATGGGGAAATATGGAAGCTGTATGGCCGTCATCCCCCATCCCAAGAATAACTAGATCAAATTGTGGAAGGCTTAGCTCTTTTGGTAAATTATCATCCAATACCTTAGCATATCTAACAGCTTCGGATTCTGGTTCTGCCTCCCCAAATACACGATGAATATTTTCTTTCGGAATGGTTATTTTTGATAATAAATGATCCACAGTCATTTTGTAGTTGCTCTCAGAATCTGATGGGGCAACACAACGTTCGTCTCCCCAATATAAATGCACCTTGGACCAATCTGTACCCTTAGCATTTTCAGACATATAATCGAAAACCCCTTTTGGAGTACTCCCTCCGGAAAGGGCCACATGGAAAATAGTGCTTTTATTAATCTCTTCTTCCAAATACTCGGAAAATCTTTTGGCAACTTCCGCTTTGGACGGATCTACATTAATTTTCATTTCTACTTTTCTTTAACTGATGTTTAAAGGTCCAAACACACTGGGACCTTTCTACTTATATATTATTTATCTAAAAATATAAAGATACTGCTATCCTTAAACCTTTCAATATTATCGAATCAGACAGAAGCCAGGGTCGTCCGCTAAGTTCTCACCTGGGTTACGCCACCTAAGATTTCCCTCTAAAAGATCGTCCGAATTTGTAGGCCCCCATACACCGGCAGAATAGCCATAAATGTTTACATCGGGAGTGTTCTCCCAATAATCCAAAATAGGATCTACAAATTCCCATGCCGCTTCCACCTCATCCGCACGTGCGTAAAGAGTTGCATCTCCTTGCATGGCATCCAAAAGGAGTCGCTCATAAGCTTCCATTACATTGTTCTCCGCTAAATTGGAATAGTAAAAATCTAAATTGGCACGTTCTACCTTAAAGCCTTGTCCTGGAACTTTTACCCCAAATTTAATAAGAATACCCTCATCTGGTTGAATCCTAATTATCAACTGATTATCCTTATTCTTTAAATCGGAATTCTTAAATACCTGATGGTGGGGCGATTTAAAATGAATAACTACTTCAGTGACCTTAGTAGGCATCCTTTTGGCTGTACGCACATAAAACGGTACATCTTTCCACCGCCAGTTATCCACAAAAAATTTAATGGCCGCATAGGTCTCTGTTTTGGAATTGGGATCTACACCTTCTTCTTCCCTGTACCCCTTTACTTTTTCACCGTCTATTACCGATGAAAGGTACTGAGCTCTTACCGTATTTTTAAATAGGGTTTCCTCATCGCGCATTATCCGCAATGATTTAAGGGCTTTCACCTTTTCGTTCCTTATCTCCAAAGCACTGGCATCTATGGGTGGCTCCATAACGATTAAGGAGACAATCTGTAATAAATGGTTTTGGAACATATCGCGTAGAGCGCCCGACTTATCGTAATAGCCTCCTCTTTTTTCCACGCCCCCCGCTTCGGCATTGGTGATTTCGACATGGTTGATATAATTCCTGTTCCAAAGTGGCTCAAAAATACTGTTGGAAAAACGAGTCACCAATAGATTTTGTACCGTCTCCTTCCCCAAATAATGATCAATCCTATAAATTTGTGTTTCGTTAAAATAACTCTGAAGACCCTTGTTTAGATTTTTGGCAGTTTCCAAATTATATCCAAAGGGCTTTTCTACAATGATCCGTTTCCAACCCTTGTTTTCATTATTCAGGCCTTGTTCAGAAAGATTTTTGGCGATGACTTCATAAAGGCTTGGTGGGGTAGATAAATAAAAGATATAGTTCCCACCAGTCTCATATTTATTATTTAAATCTGATATCCTAGTAGCTAATTTACTGTATTCCAGACTGTAATCATCCCCTAAATCCTCATAAAAGAACTTGTCAGAAAAGGTGTTTATTACCTCCTCGGTATCGCCCTTTACCTTATCCGTTAAATACGAACTTTCCAGAACCACTTTCTTTCTAAATTCTCCATCTGTTAAATTGCTCCTACTAACTCCCAACACTACAAAATTTTCTGGAAGTTGATTTGCCTTGTACAAATTGTATAATGAGGGTACCAATTTCCTTGCAGTAAGATCACCGGAAGCCCCAAAAATAACAAGCATTTGATTTGCTGTTTTACTCATCTTATAAATATTGGAATAATAGTACAATTTGTTGGTTTTTGGAACAAAGGTTTCAAAAACCCATAAAATGACTATTTTTGATTTTTGTTATAGGCTGCGAAGATAAAACTAATTTAGCTTATACATTTATAAACACGGACACTTAACAAAAGTTACTTTATTTTGTTAGGAATTTTAAAGCATAATTATGGAAAATACATATGATTTTGGATTGATTGGACTTGGCGTTATGGGGCGGAATTTTATTTTAAATGTCGCCGATAATAACTTTTCTGCAATGGGTTACGATCTGGATGTTGAAAAGGTAAGCGCTCTTATAGAGGAAGGGCAGGATGCTAAAAAGGTAAATGCAACCTCTGATATACAGAACTTTGTAAATTCTTTGTCCCAACCCAGAAAAATTATGCTTCTGGTACCGGCAGGAAAGATAGTGGATTCGGTAATAGAGAGCTTATTACCACATTTAGATAAAAACGACCTTATTATAGACGGTGGAAACTCATTTTTCACCGATACCGATCGCAGGGAAGCCTATTTACAGGAAAAAGGCATCCACTTTTTTGGATCAGGGGTATCCGGTGGGGCAAAAGGTGCAAGGCGAGGTCCAAGTATAATGCCTGGAGGCAACAAAGAGGCCTACAAAGAAGTACAACCCATTTTCGAAGCCGTATCGGCTAAATTTAAGGGTGAGCCTTGTGTGGCCTACTTGGGTCCTAAATCGGCAGGAAACTACGTTAAAATGGTGCACAACGGCATAGAATACGGCCTAATGCAGCTTACTTCAGAGATTTATGATCTATTGAAAAAAGCCGGAAATTACAGCAATGACGAGCTCCATACCCTATTTGATAGTTGGAATAAAGGCCGACTACAATCTTTCCTAATAGAAATTTCCGCAGAAATCTTCAAAAAAGACGACGATCAGGGAACTGGTAGGTTAATCGATAAAATCTTGGATAAGGCCAAGCAAAAAGGAACGGGAAAATGGACTTCACAAAATGCGATGGACCTTGGAATTCCGATTCCCAGCATCGATATAGCGGTGAGTATGCGTGAGATTTCAGCGCTGAAGGAAGAACGTGTTCTGGCAGATAAATTATACAATAGGCCACAACCGGCAATAATGGACAAGGATGAATTAGCAAAATGGGCCGAGGAGGCACTTTACTTTGCGTTTATCACTACCTACGCCCAAGGGCTTCATCAATTGTCAGATGCCTCTACCGAATATGGCTACGAATTGGATCTTTCCGTAATTGCCAAAATTTGGAGGGCAGGATGTATTATCCGCGCCGGTTTATTAGAAGATATATCAAAAGCGTATACCGAGGATAAAGAATTGGCTAACCTTTTACTATCGCCAAGTTTTGTTCCCAAAGTGCAGTCCTCCGTTAAAGGAGCTAGAAGTTTGGTAGCCTACGGTGCTAAGAACGGTATTCCATTACCGGGCCTTTCCAATTCCCTTACCTATTTTGACGCCTATACCTCAGAGAGATTGCCACTAAACCTAATTCAGGCACAACGCGATCATTTTGGATCTCATACTTACGAACGTACAGATATGGAAGGAATCTTTCATACCGAATGGGAATAGCACAAGCGCTATTCACCATTCTTTATAAATCCAGCTATTTTGGCTATATTTAATTTCCCTTAAATATAGCCAATCATGAGCGGAGCCGGACACGTAGCGGACATGAACAATAGATTGAATCGCAATCGCGCTTTAAAACCATCCAATCGCACCCGGTTCAAAGAAAATAATCGTGATACTATTATTTCCGATTCCGAGCCTATTGCCTCAAAACTGACTTTTAAGAAAGTTTCAGAAATAGAACTAAAGGAAATTAAAAATAAAATTAGGAATAGGGCCAGAAAAGAGCACAATAGAAAAACGTATATTCTAATTGGAATTATTTTAGCCCTATTACTATTTACCATCCTCCTCGTCACCTAAGACCTTCACCACTGAGATATTACTAGCGCACTAATACGGCTTCATATCCTCTGTTAAAGACGCCCTTACCCACGCCGACCTACAACCGTGGATTGGTTATAGGTATTCCTATTTTGTCACCATAAAGTAGGCTGTAATTCACCCAAAATAACGTCAATAATTAAGATATCTTTATTTTACCGTAATTTTACCGACTAAACAGTTACTATTATGAATCCATCGGCCTCAGGTTGGATAGATAAATTTGGGCATTTGGCTAAGAATAACAATACCTATTGTTCTTCCTTTGAAACCATGTACATCCAATTAAAAAAAACAGGTTTTGTTTATGGAATCAACTTAAATATCCCTGATTTTATAGTTATTGAACATCCGCTGTCTGAAGATGAAAAGGCCAAGATCAACCTATTAGCAGGTCTTTATTACACGCATAAATTTATAACTGGTGACACCAATTTTGAAGCATTTGTAAAATGTCTTCTAAATTTCTACCAGGGATTGGACATCAGCAAGATCTCTTTTATCAACAAGATTTTAATGGGGAGGAAGACTTCTGCAAAATTGGAAGCACTGATAAACTCTAGAATCTATTTGGAGGACAATCTAATAAGCAAGACCTTTAATAGTATAATTACCAATTCCCTGCTATTTATAGATGTACTTACTTTTAAACGTCATTTGGAAGGAGAACAAGACTTAAGGAAAATTGCCCAAAGACTTGAGCATATCACCATCAACATAACTTACCACACTTTAAATTCTAAGGAGAAAAGCAGGAATGATGAGAAGTTGGCGCAACTTTTTGCCTCGTCCCTGACCTTTATTGATAGTCAGGAAAAACATTTTGATGGCTCTTACAGAAATGACTTATTGAACCAATTTGACACATGCGAAAACCAGTACTTTTTAGATGTGGCCTGTCTAACTGTATGGGAAGATTACTCCTTAAATTACACCGAATCCGAATTTATTTTTGGCATTGGAAAGGACCTAGGTTTCGCAAAAATGGACATCTCAAAATCGATATTTGACGTCACTGAATTCTTTAAATTGAACGCCACAAAAATACCCCATTTAAGGGACCAAAATATGGCCGTTCAATTTTATGAAAGCATGGCTAAAATTGTCAATAAATTAATCCTAAGAAACAGCAAAAGACTACAAAAAGAATTGTCTGAAAGTAAAGAGTTGGTAACGCTCTTATCTAAGTCCACTGTAAAGGATTTAAGTCCGGAGGAGAAGAAAAAGGTACAGGATCAATTATTGGATATATTTAAAAGCATTCCCTCTTTAGCCATTTTTATTCTTCCTGGGGGTGCAGTATTATTGCCAATTTTCATAAAATTGATTCCTAAATTACTACCTTCCTCCTTTGATGAAAACAGGGTGGACTAAGTACTCAAAAATCCACTAAAACGGCAGTATAAGGAAAATCTATTGTGCCTTAATTTTGAATTTAAACATTTTAAAACCAATGTTTAACATACCCTTATTCTAACCAAAGCTTAAAGTCTCTAACCCGTTCCCTACTTACGATTACCTCTTGCTCATTATACCTGTTCAACTTAATCTGTAGCCTAGAATTGGTGTAGGAGATAATGTCTTTAATATGATTTACATTGATATAGAATTTTCTACTTACCCTAAAAAAAGTTTCGGGCTGAAGTTCCGGTTCCAAGTTTTCCAAAGTCACATCCAACAAGTAGTTTCTACCATCAGTGGTCGCCGCATAGGTACCTTTGTTCTCGCTATAAAAACATTCTATCTCATCTGCATATATGATTTTTAGGTGTTGCCCAACACTCACCGTAAACCGCTTTTTGTACTCCCTTTCCAAGGGGTTCAGAAGCAGCTTTTTTATGTCCTCAAATTCAAGAGAAATCTTCTGTTTTTCTGGGCTAAAAGATCGGTACTTTTTAACCGCTCTTTCCAGCTCCTCTTCATCAATTGGTTTCAACAAATAATCAATACTGTTCAACTTAAATGCCTGTAGTGCATATTCGTCAAAAGCGGTGGTAAAGATTACGGAACTTTTTATTTCCACCGTATCAAAAATCTCAAAGGAGAGTCCGTCTGAAAGTTGAATATCCAAAAAAATAAGGTCGGGATGTTCGTTCTCCCGAAACCATAAAATAGATTCCTCAACAGAATGCAGCATGGTAGCAACAGAAACCTCCAAGTTGGCTAGTAAACGCCCCAATCTTCTTGCGGCTGGTTTTTCATCCTCTATTATTATTACCTTCATTGGTTTGGTTAAAGGGATTCGTTATGGTTTTAAAAAGGAAGAAGTCCCTACTCTTCCATATATTTTTTAATTTGTCTTTCTTCCCACTTCCTTAAAAATACAGGTTTCCTCCCAAAGACGTATAGCCCATGAATGAAAAGACCTATTCCCCAAAATAAAGGGGTAAATACTATGTTCCAATCCATCCAATTCCTAAACCCAACTTCCAAAACTTGATAATTTTCGAGATTTAAAAACCTATAGGCCACATATAACAATATCAATCCAAGGTTAATGGACAGGTATACAAAAAGGTGACTATAAAACCCTTTAATTGCTGCTACGTGCTTCTTGGCCCTTTCCAATTTTGAACCATTCTTCTGAACCTCTTTCATTACTTATATTTTTCAGATTCCTTTCTATCCTCCTCCATAAATTTCTTTATTTGTCGGTCTTCCCATTCCTTGGTAAAAAAAGGATTGTAGTTAAAGGTTTTGGATGCATGAAAAACAACCCCGACACCCCAAAATATCCAAACTGCAAAAGTCCCAAAATCCCAAAACGCTTCCCATAACGTTTCCCCGTCTTGAAGGTTTCCTACTATCTTATGAATAGAAATAAATAGATTAATCACGATAAATATGACCAGATGGACATAAAATCCCTTTAATTCCTCTATCCTCTTTTTTGCCCTTTTCTTTTTAATATCGGTACGATTTTCCATTGCATAAAAATTTATTGACCCAAGAATTATTTCCAATGTTCCCTTTGATCCTCTTGCTCTAAGAACTCCTTAATCTTACGTTGTTCCCAATTTTTTCCAAACAAGGCATTATATCCGAAAATCTTAAACCCCTTAAAGACCAAGCTGATCCCTAGTCCAA
Encoded here:
- a CDS encoding 2TM domain-containing protein, with amino-acid sequence MKEVQKNGSKLERAKKHVAAIKGFYSHLFVYLSINLGLILLYVAYRFLNLENYQVLEVGFRNWMDWNIVFTPLFWGIGLFIHGLYVFGRKPVFLRKWEERQIKKYMEE
- a CDS encoding 2TM domain-containing protein, with translation MENRTDIKKKRAKKRIEELKGFYVHLVIFIVINLFISIHKIVGNLQDGETLWEAFWDFGTFAVWIFWGVGVVFHASKTFNYNPFFTKEWEDRQIKKFMEEDRKESEKYK